In Halorientalis sp. LT38, a genomic segment contains:
- the coaBC gene encoding bifunctional phosphopantothenoylcysteine decarboxylase/phosphopantothenate--cysteine ligase CoaBC yields MLSGVNVALGVTGSIAAVKTVELAHELRRQGASVRGVMTDSARGIVHPWAVEFATENPVVTEITGSVEHVELCGRDGWADVLLIAPATANTVGKLAAAIDDTTVTTCATTALGADVPVVVAPAMHEPMYDHPGVLETIEKVESWGVDFVDPRIEEGKAKIATEEAIVTATARAATPDPLEGQHVIVTSGATTESVDPVRTLSNRASGQTGRAVARACHVRGADVTLVHDGDSVPYADVETVESAAEMLDAVQAEADDADALVSAAAISDYTVEAADEKIRSGKEELTLSLSPTPKLIDAVRDAHPDLAIVGFKVETEGGDDELVERARETMNRAGLSFVVGNRADVMGDVETRALLVRAESAEEYAGSKAGLGARVAEELASELD; encoded by the coding sequence ATGCTTTCCGGAGTGAACGTCGCGCTCGGCGTCACCGGCTCCATCGCCGCGGTCAAGACCGTGGAGCTGGCACACGAGCTCCGCCGACAGGGGGCCTCGGTCAGGGGCGTGATGACCGACAGCGCCCGCGGGATCGTCCACCCGTGGGCCGTCGAGTTCGCCACCGAGAACCCGGTCGTCACGGAGATCACCGGCAGCGTCGAGCACGTCGAACTCTGCGGTCGCGACGGGTGGGCCGACGTGCTCCTGATCGCGCCGGCGACCGCCAACACCGTCGGGAAACTCGCCGCGGCGATCGACGACACGACGGTGACGACCTGCGCGACGACCGCCCTGGGGGCGGACGTGCCCGTCGTCGTCGCCCCCGCGATGCACGAACCGATGTACGACCACCCCGGCGTCCTGGAGACGATCGAGAAAGTCGAGTCCTGGGGCGTCGACTTCGTCGATCCCCGGATCGAGGAGGGGAAGGCCAAGATCGCGACCGAGGAGGCCATCGTCACCGCCACGGCCCGGGCGGCGACGCCGGACCCACTCGAGGGGCAGCACGTGATCGTCACCAGCGGCGCCACCACCGAGTCCGTCGATCCGGTCCGGACGCTCTCGAATCGCGCCTCCGGCCAGACAGGCCGGGCCGTCGCGCGGGCCTGCCACGTGCGCGGGGCCGACGTGACGCTGGTCCACGACGGTGACTCGGTCCCCTACGCCGACGTCGAGACCGTCGAGAGCGCAGCGGAGATGCTCGACGCGGTCCAGGCCGAGGCCGACGACGCCGACGCCCTCGTCTCGGCGGCGGCCATCTCCGATTACACCGTCGAGGCGGCCGACGAGAAGATCAGATCGGGGAAGGAGGAACTGACCCTCTCGCTCTCGCCGACGCCGAAGCTCATCGACGCCGTCCGGGACGCTCACCCCGATCTCGCCATCGTCGGGTTCAAGGTGGAGACGGAGGGCGGCGACGACGAACTGGTCGAGCGCGCCCGCGAGACGATGAACCGTGCGGGCCTGTCCTTCGTCGTCGGCAACCGCGCGGACGTGATGGGCGACGTGGAGACCCGGGCGCTCCTGGTCCGCGCCGAGAGCGCCGAGGAGTACGCCGGGAGCAAGGCCGGACTCGGCGCGCGCGTCGCCGAGGAACTCGCGAGCGAACTCGACTGA
- a CDS encoding molybdopterin-dependent oxidoreductase has protein sequence MSDANATIRVEGRRQLLLPTALDACDGFEPVRSDASMHCDDSGPIDGPWTGLDVGSLLAAADGAPDATHVLLTCRDGYRVCLPVADALSAVLAYRQDGERLGPEGIRVVGPAIGSGRSAQGIARIETATLESGADPTDLERLSPEEPLETA, from the coding sequence GTGAGCGACGCGAACGCGACCATCCGGGTCGAGGGCCGGCGACAGCTACTGCTCCCGACGGCGCTCGACGCGTGCGACGGGTTCGAGCCGGTCCGCTCGGACGCGAGCATGCACTGTGACGACAGCGGCCCCATCGACGGCCCCTGGACCGGACTCGACGTGGGATCGCTCCTGGCGGCCGCCGACGGCGCGCCCGACGCGACGCACGTCCTGTTAACCTGCCGGGACGGCTACCGCGTCTGTCTCCCCGTCGCCGACGCGCTCTCGGCCGTCCTCGCCTACCGGCAGGACGGGGAGCGGCTCGGCCCCGAGGGCATCCGCGTGGTCGGTCCGGCGATTGGCAGCGGACGGAGCGCACAGGGGATCGCCCGGATCGAGACGGCGACCCTCGAGTCGGGTGCAGACCCGACCGATCTCGAACGCCTGTCGCCCGAGGAGCCGCTCGAGACGGCGTGA
- a CDS encoding SDR family NAD(P)-dependent oxidoreductase, with product MLEDVTAFVTGASQGIGRETAIALADHGANVALAARSDGIYETEALIDDPERTLAVETDVTDEDSVAAAIDETVERFGGLDCLVNNAGIAGPVQPYDRLEEADWEHVLDVNLIGVWRCVKHAGEHLRESDQGSVVNIGSIGGKRPYANRTPYAASKMGLVGLNRTLAVELGRDDVTVNVIQPGPVQGDRIDEAIQGQAKVANMENAEPASLGADDFALPEYFIDPADVAAQVAYLAGPHARKITGQEIVVDAGGTCY from the coding sequence ATGCTCGAGGACGTCACCGCGTTCGTCACCGGCGCGAGTCAGGGCATCGGTCGCGAGACGGCGATCGCGCTCGCCGACCACGGCGCGAACGTCGCCCTCGCCGCCCGGAGCGACGGCATCTACGAGACCGAGGCACTGATCGACGACCCGGAGCGGACGCTGGCGGTCGAGACGGACGTGACCGACGAGGACTCGGTCGCGGCGGCCATCGACGAGACCGTCGAGCGGTTCGGCGGCCTCGACTGTCTCGTCAACAACGCGGGCATCGCCGGGCCGGTCCAGCCCTACGACCGGCTCGAGGAGGCCGACTGGGAGCACGTGCTCGACGTGAACCTGATCGGCGTGTGGCGCTGCGTGAAACACGCCGGCGAACACCTCCGGGAGAGCGACCAGGGGAGCGTCGTCAATATCGGCTCGATCGGCGGGAAGCGACCGTACGCCAACCGGACTCCCTACGCCGCCTCGAAGATGGGACTCGTGGGGCTGAACCGGACGCTGGCCGTCGAACTCGGCCGGGACGACGTGACGGTCAACGTGATCCAGCCCGGCCCCGTCCAGGGCGACCGCATCGACGAGGCGATCCAGGGGCAGGCAAAGGTCGCGAATATGGAGAACGCCGAACCGGCGAGTCTCGGCGCCGACGACTTCGCGCTGCCGGAGTACTTCATCGACCCCGCTGACGTGGCCGCGCAGGTCGCGTACCTCGCCGGCCCCCACGCCCGGAAGATCACGGGCCAGGAGATCGTCGTCGACGCCGGCGGCACCTGTTACTGA
- a CDS encoding LLM class flavin-dependent oxidoreductase has product MNLSAVDLSPVPDDGTATEAYANTVAAAKQAERLGFERFWVAEHHGMADRIAGTSPEVLLGHLAAETDAIRLGSGAVLLNHYSPFKVAELFGALDALAPGRIDAGLGRANGSPAADRALGTERRVRNPDQDHAEKIRAVVNHLYDDYPDEHAYSDLEIAGSGAAEPAPWVLGSSPSSAAVAAELGLPYCFAAFIRPELATQSFEAYREQFQPSPLAGGVDEPRGMVAVNAVAAETDEDAARLRAVAEATYKRMQRGVVGTRPSVEEAIDELGGVPDPTPASLDEGAWPRAVSGGPETMAKILEQLADRVGVDEVMIQHVLPSHEVALRSHELLADAVGIDPR; this is encoded by the coding sequence GTGAACCTCTCCGCAGTGGATCTCTCGCCGGTCCCCGACGACGGCACCGCGACAGAGGCGTACGCGAACACGGTCGCAGCGGCGAAACAGGCCGAACGCCTCGGTTTCGAGCGGTTCTGGGTCGCCGAACACCACGGCATGGCCGACCGGATCGCCGGCACCTCACCCGAGGTCCTGCTGGGCCACCTCGCCGCCGAGACCGACGCGATCAGGCTCGGGTCCGGCGCGGTCCTGCTGAACCACTACAGCCCGTTCAAGGTCGCAGAGCTGTTCGGCGCGCTGGACGCGCTCGCGCCCGGTCGGATCGACGCGGGTCTCGGGAGAGCCAACGGCTCGCCGGCGGCCGACCGCGCACTCGGGACCGAGCGCCGCGTCCGGAACCCCGACCAGGATCACGCCGAGAAGATCCGGGCCGTCGTGAACCACCTCTACGACGACTACCCGGACGAGCACGCCTACAGCGACCTGGAGATCGCCGGGTCCGGGGCAGCCGAACCCGCGCCCTGGGTCCTCGGCTCCAGTCCCTCCAGCGCTGCGGTCGCCGCCGAACTGGGGCTGCCCTATTGTTTCGCGGCCTTCATCCGTCCGGAACTCGCCACCCAGTCCTTCGAGGCCTACCGCGAGCAGTTCCAGCCCTCGCCGCTGGCCGGTGGGGTCGACGAACCCCGAGGGATGGTCGCCGTCAACGCGGTCGCGGCCGAGACCGACGAGGACGCCGCGCGGCTCCGGGCCGTCGCCGAGGCCACCTACAAGCGGATGCAGCGGGGCGTCGTCGGGACGCGACCGTCGGTCGAGGAAGCCATCGACGAACTCGGCGGCGTGCCCGATCCGACGCCGGCCTCCCTCGACGAGGGAGCGTGGCCCCGCGCCGTCTCCGGCGGTCCGGAGACCATGGCGAAAATTCTCGAACAGCTCGCCGACCGCGTGGGCGTCGACGAGGTGATGATCCAGCACGTCCTCCCCAGCCACGAGGTCGCGCTGCGCTCGCACGAGTTGCTCGCGGACGCGGTCGGGATCGACCCGCGGTGA
- a CDS encoding Na(+)/H(+) antiporter subunit D: MVDPVLPPFVPVVLAALALPVVGKYLGRGPAHALGILATAVVVPYVWLVPEGAHLPTLLFGFDAVLFNVDVFSRLMGLIFGFIGAAAVAYSWASDADAVQTAFALSYVGTSLGAVFGGDWLTLIFFWELMAVTSTLLVWYYGGEAVRAAFRYALLHGIGGTLLLGAVIWHFAEVGSFLFSAAEGGMAGPVAPVLAALGMGVNVGFVGLHAWLPDTYPRPHVAASVFLCVFTTKTGVYGLFRAFPEGELAVAYMGGAMAVFGASMALLQNDMRRLLSYHIQSQVGYMVAGVGIAGHLATAGAFGHVFNHILYKSLLFMTVGVVIYRTGQESLKKVGGLGRQMPITAITFFVAALSIAGFPGFNGFVSKGMVIVAAHYKHYDLLWYLLLAGGVGTFLSFIKLGYYAFIHGEYEGTVKDASLGQSVPMVAVAGLCILFGLYPPALYEILPGITEVHGLDAVLGGTEFHPFSFSHLIEGVALAAAGVIGFVLLKTPLSRVGKIPDVDRLYNPGALYGTRGLVVGVTELYAAVDRAAVGLTRATIRLVRDPRTTLDQGLVERVTVEDTIGFGVLLVVVGLAAAVVVL, translated from the coding sequence ATGGTCGATCCCGTCCTCCCACCGTTCGTCCCGGTCGTGCTCGCCGCACTGGCCCTGCCGGTCGTCGGCAAGTACCTCGGCCGAGGCCCGGCCCACGCGCTGGGGATCCTCGCCACGGCGGTCGTCGTCCCCTACGTCTGGCTCGTCCCCGAGGGCGCGCACCTGCCGACGCTCCTGTTCGGCTTCGACGCCGTCCTGTTCAACGTCGACGTGTTCTCGCGACTGATGGGCCTGATCTTCGGGTTCATCGGCGCGGCCGCCGTCGCGTACTCCTGGGCCAGCGACGCCGACGCGGTCCAGACCGCCTTCGCCCTCTCCTACGTCGGGACGAGCCTCGGCGCGGTCTTCGGCGGCGACTGGCTCACCCTGATCTTCTTCTGGGAGCTGATGGCCGTCACCTCGACGCTGCTCGTCTGGTACTACGGCGGCGAGGCCGTCCGCGCCGCCTTCCGCTACGCCCTGTTGCACGGGATCGGCGGGACCCTGTTGCTCGGGGCGGTGATCTGGCACTTCGCCGAGGTCGGCTCCTTCCTGTTCAGCGCTGCCGAGGGCGGGATGGCCGGCCCGGTCGCGCCCGTCCTGGCGGCGCTGGGGATGGGCGTCAACGTCGGTTTCGTCGGCCTTCACGCCTGGCTGCCCGACACCTACCCGCGACCGCACGTCGCGGCGAGCGTCTTCCTGTGCGTCTTCACCACCAAGACCGGCGTCTACGGGCTCTTCCGCGCCTTCCCCGAGGGCGAACTCGCCGTCGCGTACATGGGCGGCGCGATGGCCGTCTTCGGCGCCTCGATGGCGCTCCTGCAGAACGACATGCGTCGGCTCCTCTCCTACCACATCCAGTCCCAGGTCGGCTACATGGTCGCCGGCGTCGGCATCGCCGGCCACCTGGCGACGGCCGGCGCGTTCGGCCACGTCTTCAACCACATCCTCTACAAGAGCCTGCTGTTCATGACCGTCGGCGTGGTCATCTACCGCACGGGACAGGAGAGCCTGAAGAAGGTCGGCGGTCTTGGCCGGCAGATGCCCATCACGGCCATCACCTTCTTCGTCGCAGCGCTCTCGATCGCCGGCTTCCCCGGGTTCAACGGCTTCGTCTCGAAGGGGATGGTGATCGTCGCCGCCCACTACAAACACTACGACCTGCTCTGGTACCTGCTGCTGGCCGGCGGGGTCGGCACCTTCCTCTCCTTCATCAAACTCGGCTACTACGCCTTCATCCACGGCGAGTACGAGGGCACCGTGAAGGACGCCAGCCTCGGCCAGAGCGTTCCGATGGTCGCCGTCGCCGGACTCTGTATCCTCTTCGGGCTCTACCCGCCCGCGCTGTACGAGATTCTGCCGGGTATCACCGAGGTCCACGGACTGGACGCGGTCCTCGGCGGGACCGAGTTCCACCCCTTCAGCTTCTCCCATCTCATCGAGGGCGTCGCGCTCGCGGCCGCCGGCGTGATCGGCTTCGTGCTCCTCAAGACGCCCCTCTCCCGGGTCGGGAAGATCCCGGACGTCGACCGCCTCTACAACCCCGGCGCCCTGTACGGGACCCGCGGGCTCGTCGTCGGCGTCACCGAACTGTACGCCGCGGTCGACCGCGCGGCCGTGGGGCTGACCCGGGCGACGATCCGGCTCGTGCGCGACCCGCGGACGACCCTCGACCAGGGGCTCGTCGAGCGGGTCACCGTCGAGGACACCATCGGCTTCGGCGTCCTGCTCGTCGTCGTCGGGCTGGCGGCCGCCGTCGTCGTCCTCTGA
- a CDS encoding cation:proton antiporter yields MTEITPSLRPLAAVLVSAVAVVPILLSGRRPNVREAWTVLAALAKFGLVASMVPGVLSGTVYATRLGTFLPGVEFTLRADPLGLLFALLASLLWVITSFYSMGYMRGLGEHDQTRYFAAFAASVSSAVGVAFAANLFVLFVFYELLTVATYPLVAHDETDEARAAGRKYLAYTFGGGVAVFAGSVLVFWLTGTVAFTPGGIEGLAGADPMIARVAFALLAGGFGVKAALMPMHSWLPDAMVAPTPVSGLLHAVAVVKSGVFGIARLVLDVFGPGLVGDLGMGEVLAAVAAFTLVVASVIALRQDNLKRRLAFSTVSQLSYIVLGLAVGAIAAAGSGPNDAAAYALVGGLLHIPAHAFMKLTLFFCAGALHVETHTDDISNMAGIGHRMPITMGCFAVAAAGMAGIPIVAGFVSKYFLLIGSVSTGGVVYAGALLVSGVLNVAYFWPVVYTAFFESPTESDEKPLVEGPLGGRFADRGTATDGGSPGGSDGPASDLRPDGGDDDPQKDDHGFAEDHEGQGLRDKIETAEQLHHEHGDEGRIDWEHRRWIGEESTWFVLAPICFAAAGSVALGIVPDAAVFLRIVRLIVAGATGVTV; encoded by the coding sequence ATGACCGAGATCACGCCCTCACTGCGACCGCTCGCGGCCGTGCTCGTGTCGGCTGTCGCCGTCGTCCCGATTCTGCTGTCGGGCCGCCGGCCGAACGTCCGTGAGGCCTGGACGGTGCTCGCCGCGCTGGCGAAGTTCGGCCTCGTCGCCAGCATGGTGCCCGGCGTCCTCTCGGGGACGGTCTACGCCACGCGCCTGGGCACCTTCCTGCCCGGCGTCGAGTTCACGCTCCGTGCCGACCCGCTCGGCCTCCTCTTTGCCCTGCTCGCCAGCCTGCTCTGGGTGATCACGAGCTTCTACTCGATGGGCTACATGCGCGGCCTCGGCGAACACGACCAGACGCGCTACTTCGCCGCGTTCGCCGCCAGCGTCTCCTCGGCCGTGGGCGTGGCCTTCGCGGCCAACCTGTTCGTCCTGTTCGTGTTCTACGAACTGCTCACCGTGGCGACGTACCCGCTGGTCGCCCACGACGAGACCGACGAGGCCCGCGCCGCCGGCCGGAAGTACCTCGCCTACACCTTCGGCGGCGGGGTCGCCGTTTTCGCCGGCTCCGTCCTGGTATTCTGGCTCACCGGCACGGTCGCGTTCACCCCCGGCGGCATCGAAGGTCTCGCCGGCGCCGACCCGATGATCGCCCGCGTCGCCTTCGCGCTGCTGGCGGGCGGCTTCGGCGTCAAGGCGGCGCTGATGCCCATGCACTCCTGGCTCCCGGACGCCATGGTCGCGCCGACGCCAGTCTCGGGCCTGCTGCACGCCGTCGCGGTCGTCAAGTCCGGCGTCTTCGGCATCGCCAGGCTCGTCCTCGACGTGTTCGGCCCCGGCCTCGTCGGCGACCTCGGGATGGGGGAAGTCCTCGCCGCCGTCGCCGCGTTCACGCTGGTCGTCGCCAGCGTCATCGCGCTCCGGCAGGACAACCTCAAGCGCCGGCTCGCCTTCTCGACGGTGAGTCAGCTCTCCTACATCGTCCTCGGGCTGGCGGTCGGGGCGATCGCAGCCGCGGGCTCCGGGCCGAACGACGCCGCCGCCTACGCGCTGGTCGGTGGCCTCCTGCACATCCCCGCGCACGCGTTCATGAAGCTCACCCTCTTCTTCTGTGCCGGGGCGCTCCACGTCGAGACCCACACCGACGACATCTCCAACATGGCGGGTATCGGCCACCGCATGCCGATCACCATGGGCTGCTTCGCCGTCGCCGCGGCGGGGATGGCGGGCATCCCGATCGTCGCCGGCTTCGTCAGCAAGTACTTCCTGCTGATCGGGTCGGTCTCGACCGGCGGCGTCGTCTACGCCGGTGCGCTGCTGGTCTCGGGCGTGCTCAACGTCGCGTACTTCTGGCCGGTCGTCTACACCGCCTTCTTCGAGTCGCCGACGGAGAGCGACGAGAAGCCCCTCGTCGAGGGGCCGCTGGGCGGCCGCTTCGCCGACCGCGGGACCGCCACCGACGGCGGGTCCCCCGGCGGATCGGACGGCCCCGCCAGCGACCTCCGGCCCGACGGCGGTGACGACGACCCCCAGAAGGACGACCACGGGTTCGCCGAGGATCACGAGGGACAGGGCCTGCGGGACAAGATCGAGACGGCCGAACAGCTCCACCACGAACACGGTGACGAGGGCCGCATCGACTGGGAACACCGGCGCTGGATCGGCGAGGAGTCGACCTGGTTCGTGCTCGCCCCGATCTGCTTCGCGGCGGCGGGCTCGGTCGCCCTCGGGATCGTCCCCGACGCGGCCGTCTTCCTCCGGATCGTCCGCCTGATCGTCGCCGGCGCGACGGGGGTGACCGTCTGA
- a CDS encoding monovalent cation/H+ antiporter subunit D family protein: MSDLVPFLVALPLVAAVVVLFAGLVRDRTGWPIAVLAGLGHVALAGYVAVLTFGDGRISYVVGGFESPYGIELVMDGLSAAVVVLIAAVSLGILAYARTAGPRSNAFYATYLLLVGGLTGVVVTGDVFNMYVFIEISGLTAYALVASGETGRSAVAALKYLIVGTVGASLYLLGVGYAYIGTGTLNVADLSVKLAEVGHASTLVQTAFAFIAIGLFIKVAVFPLHTWQPEAYAGAPDSVSGFIAALVSTTFAYALVRISLDVFTPAFFAEVELARTLLIAGAVVSIVAGSVLAVSQTEIKRMLAYSSVSQFGLVLAGLAIMNETALIGATVHLLGHAIMKGGLFLAAGLIATATGAREISEYEGLSERMPYAAGAFAVLAFSMVGVPPTLGFVGKFYIALGAVQAQLWPLAAVILASTLLTLAYFARLVERMYFREPAQSEPEPAATPDPQPDAMVADGGRPSLGMYAAVLAAAVLAAVLGAAVVPFAELLDPTLEVLLS, translated from the coding sequence ATGAGTGACCTCGTCCCGTTCCTGGTCGCGCTGCCGCTGGTCGCCGCCGTGGTCGTGCTGTTCGCCGGCCTCGTCCGCGACCGGACCGGCTGGCCGATCGCGGTACTGGCCGGCCTCGGCCACGTCGCGCTGGCCGGCTACGTCGCCGTCCTCACGTTCGGGGACGGCCGCATCAGCTACGTCGTCGGCGGCTTCGAGTCCCCCTACGGGATCGAACTGGTGATGGACGGCCTCTCCGCGGCCGTCGTCGTGCTGATCGCGGCGGTTTCGCTGGGCATCCTCGCCTACGCCCGCACGGCCGGCCCGCGCTCGAACGCCTTCTACGCGACCTATCTGTTGCTCGTCGGCGGCCTGACCGGCGTGGTGGTCACCGGCGACGTGTTCAACATGTACGTCTTCATCGAGATCTCCGGGCTCACCGCCTACGCGCTGGTCGCAAGCGGCGAGACGGGCCGCTCGGCGGTCGCCGCGCTGAAGTACCTCATCGTCGGCACCGTCGGCGCCTCGCTGTACCTGCTCGGCGTCGGCTACGCCTACATCGGCACGGGGACGCTCAACGTGGCCGACCTCTCGGTCAAACTCGCCGAAGTGGGCCACGCCTCGACGCTCGTCCAGACCGCCTTCGCGTTCATCGCCATCGGCCTGTTCATCAAGGTGGCCGTCTTCCCGCTGCACACCTGGCAGCCCGAAGCCTACGCCGGCGCGCCAGACAGCGTCAGCGGGTTCATCGCCGCGCTCGTCTCGACGACGTTCGCCTACGCCCTCGTCCGGATCTCGCTGGACGTGTTCACCCCGGCCTTCTTCGCCGAGGTCGAACTCGCGCGGACGCTGCTGATCGCCGGCGCGGTCGTCAGCATCGTCGCCGGGAGCGTCCTCGCGGTCTCCCAGACCGAGATCAAGCGCATGCTCGCCTACTCCTCCGTCTCGCAGTTCGGCCTCGTGCTCGCCGGGCTCGCGATCATGAACGAGACGGCGCTGATCGGCGCGACCGTCCACCTGCTCGGCCACGCGATCATGAAGGGCGGGCTGTTCCTGGCGGCCGGCCTCATCGCCACCGCGACCGGTGCGCGCGAGATCAGCGAGTACGAGGGGCTGAGCGAGCGGATGCCCTACGCCGCGGGCGCGTTCGCCGTCCTCGCGTTCTCGATGGTCGGCGTCCCGCCGACGCTCGGCTTCGTCGGCAAGTTCTACATCGCGCTGGGGGCCGTCCAGGCGCAACTGTGGCCCCTCGCGGCGGTCATCCTCGCGTCGACGCTGTTGACCCTGGCCTACTTCGCCCGGCTCGTGGAGCGGATGTACTTCCGCGAACCGGCCCAGTCCGAACCCGAGCCAGCCGCGACTCCCGACCCCCAGCCCGACGCCATGGTCGCCGACGGCGGCCGTCCCTCGCTGGGGATGTACGCCGCCGTCCTCGCCGCGGCGGTGCTGGCCGCGGTGCTGGGCGCCGCCGTCGTCCCGTTCGCTGAATTGCTCGACCCGACGCTGGAGGTGCTCCTGTCATGA
- a CDS encoding cation:proton antiporter subunit C yields the protein MIDLAAGPVDLLATRSYYAGTFLLLGIGAYVMIASPNLVKKVIGLNVFQTGIFLFFITSAYVDGAANPVLEHAGPYVSPLPHVLILTAIVVGVSLTAVALGLIVRIYDEYGTLEADVLREVRTDE from the coding sequence GTGATCGACCTCGCCGCCGGGCCGGTCGACCTGCTGGCGACCCGGAGTTACTACGCCGGCACCTTCCTCCTCCTGGGGATCGGCGCGTACGTGATGATCGCCAGTCCGAACCTCGTCAAGAAGGTCATCGGGCTGAACGTCTTCCAGACCGGGATCTTCCTCTTCTTCATCACCTCGGCCTACGTCGACGGCGCGGCCAACCCGGTGCTCGAACACGCCGGCCCCTACGTCAGTCCGCTGCCCCACGTCCTGATCCTGACCGCCATCGTCGTCGGCGTCAGCCTGACGGCCGTCGCGCTGGGGCTGATCGTCCGGATCTACGACGAGTACGGGACCCTCGAGGCGGACGTCCTCAGGGAGGTGCGTACCGATGAGTGA
- a CDS encoding MnhB domain-containing protein has translation MSADDADAEAAAEEAAGVARSVYVESPIIMATVRVVAPFVFTFGLFIMFHGADSAGGGFQGGVIVSTVILMLAVAFGVESTRDWVHPERLVAIVGVGVATFLVVGMVTVAYGGGFLDYDAVPISHASKYGIELVELAIGVIVSGIVAGLFFGIAAGVSDGRDRDEEGGGLL, from the coding sequence ATGAGCGCCGACGACGCCGACGCCGAGGCCGCTGCCGAAGAAGCGGCCGGCGTGGCCCGATCGGTCTACGTCGAGAGCCCGATCATCATGGCCACCGTTCGGGTGGTCGCGCCCTTCGTGTTCACGTTCGGGCTGTTCATCATGTTCCACGGCGCGGACTCGGCCGGTGGCGGCTTCCAGGGCGGCGTCATCGTCAGTACCGTCATCCTGATGCTGGCGGTCGCCTTCGGCGTCGAGTCGACCCGCGACTGGGTCCACCCCGAGCGCCTCGTCGCCATCGTCGGCGTGGGGGTCGCCACCTTCCTCGTCGTCGGGATGGTGACGGTCGCCTACGGCGGCGGCTTCCTGGACTACGATGCGGTCCCGATCTCCCACGCCAGCAAGTACGGGATCGAACTCGTCGAACTCGCCATCGGGGTCATCGTCTCCGGCATCGTCGCCGGCCTCTTCTTCGGCATCGCCGCCGGGGTGTCCGACGGGCGCGACCGCGACGAGGAGGGAGGTGGGCTGCTGTGA
- a CDS encoding DUF4040 domain-containing protein: protein MDPLPLVLLALVLACAVATAILRDVLAAIIAFAAYSLGIAIIWVLLQAPDVGLTEAAVGAGVTTVLFLLTIAKTVRPPGEAILEPLDPKGLLVAVLLVGVLATTLGALPPVGAEDTAVATSEVTNYYLDNAYEETEVKNAVTAVLAAYRGFDTLGEAVVVFAAGVGLLVVLGREVFA, encoded by the coding sequence ATCGACCCACTCCCGCTCGTCCTGCTCGCGCTCGTGCTGGCCTGCGCCGTCGCGACCGCGATCCTGCGGGACGTGCTGGCGGCGATCATCGCCTTCGCCGCCTACAGCCTCGGCATCGCGATCATCTGGGTGCTCCTGCAGGCGCCCGACGTGGGCCTGACGGAGGCGGCCGTCGGCGCCGGCGTGACCACCGTCCTCTTCCTGTTGACGATCGCCAAGACCGTCCGGCCGCCGGGCGAGGCGATCCTCGAACCGCTCGACCCGAAGGGGCTGCTCGTCGCCGTGTTGCTGGTCGGCGTGCTCGCCACGACGCTGGGCGCGCTCCCACCGGTCGGCGCCGAGGACACCGCGGTCGCGACCTCCGAGGTCACGAACTACTACCTCGACAACGCCTACGAGGAGACCGAGGTCAAAAACGCCGTGACGGCGGTGCTCGCGGCCTACCGTGGATTCGACACGCTGGGCGAGGCCGTCGTCGTCTTCGCGGCCGGGGTCGGCCTGCTCGTCGTCCTCGGGCGGGAGGTGTTCGCATGA